The following proteins come from a genomic window of Paramisgurnus dabryanus chromosome 19, PD_genome_1.1, whole genome shotgun sequence:
- the LOC141281082 gene encoding uncharacterized protein, translating into MTDNAGPAAPPRATSIIMGSPWIQKYGGAESEVRLTEWKAQLEYLADLQGLSAAQRLQFVLNSLEGEARREVQAAPEAIRATAQTVFQFLTEQYGDHTPVAVLRSQFFNCKQGPRQPIRAFALRLREQFTRLQARRDHGLGDGETLLRDQFLLGMKEGPVRQSLRVQFRRDSGLTFEDLKKEALALEGDEVEVSGTPVCAAVSGNTAAPPEHADWKQALRVELLKDVREQMSELSKALLGELRQGRAQEEPRPAPRERVYSERGREPPGRPNRFNRPRFEWDDQGRPICNRCGEPGHYSRQCGPRRASEGGF; encoded by the coding sequence atgactgacaacgcggggcctgcagccccaccccgtgccacATCTATTATCATGGGAAGCCCATGGATCCAGAAATACGGAGGAGCAGAGTCGGAGGTACGACTGACCGAATGGAAGGCCCAATTAGAGTACTTGGCCGACTTACAGGGCCTTAGCGCCGCTCAGCGgctccagtttgtgttgaactccctagagggagaagcaCGGCGAGAGGTACAAGCCGCCCCCGAAGCAATCCGAGCCACCGCCCAGACTGTGTTCCAGTTCCTTACTGAACAATATGGCGACCAtacccccgtagctgtcctccgttcacaattttttaattgtaagcaaggcccccgacaacctattagagcttttgccctccGGCTGCGAGAGCAGTTCACTCGCCTGCAGGCCCGACGAGACCATGGGCTAGGAGACGGAGAGACCTTGTTACGCGACCAGttcctcctggggatgaaagagggccccgtgagacaaagtctgagggtccagtttcgaCGGGACTCCGGGCTCACCTTTGAGGACCTAAAGAAGGAGGCGCTGGCCTTGGAAGGCGATGAGGTCGAAGTAAGTGGAACCCCTGTATGTGCAGCCGTAAGTGGGAACACCGCAGCACCACCTGAACACGCAGATTGGAAGCAAGCCCTCAGAGTAGAATTGTTGAAAGATGTCCGAGAGCAGATGTCGGAACTATCTAAGGCTCTTCTGGGAGAACTTCGTCAAGGTAGGGCGCAAGAGGAACcgaggccggcaccccgagagcgagtcTACTCTGAGAGGGGCCGAGAGCCACCGGGGCGCCCGAACCGTTTTAACCGGCCCCGCTTTGAGTGGGATGACCAAGGGCGGCCAATCTGCAATCGTTGTGGAGAACCAGGGCATTATAGCCGTCAGTGTGGGCCCCGCAGGGCATcggaagggggtttttag